The Acidithiobacillus ferrooxidans ATCC 23270 genomic interval TGCTTTCCAGTCTGTCGTAGTTCGACGTAAGCGCTTTCTTGGAAAAGGTCAGCTCGCGGCACTTGTGTGTTAATTCCATGACGCATCCAGTAGTCTTAAAAGTTCCGTTCGTAACATTGGTTACCAGGGCAACGTTCTTGTGCTGGACACTAGCCTGCGGCGTGACGCCGGAATAGTGCATGTTCGGTGTGGTCGCGCAGCCAGCGAGACCGGCGGTGATTAGGGCGCCCAGGAGCGCATGTGCTTTCTTCATCTTGAAAACCCTCTTCGTTTTGCGGTTGCATTCTTGCCAGAGAAAATGTTAGCAAAACAATTGCGGAAAGGGAAGCATGTTTTGTAAAAAGTTGGAGATAATATTACGCGCATTCATGAAGTTGCCCGTTCCATGTTGCATCTCTTATCAAGCCATATTATCGCTACCCAGTTCCATCTTGCATCTTTATGCGACGCTGCCTATCGAGCGCATAGATACGCCCATATCCGCCCAGTCCTCCTCATGGCAGGTCAGCAGCAGGATCTGGTGCCGTTTGGCGGCGTCATTCAGAATGCGTTTCATCGCGTTCAGGCGCATAATATCGCTGTGTGCCAGCACGTCATCCAGGATGATGAGCGTAGGGCGGCCGGCTTCTTTGAGCACATCGGCATAGGCCAGCCGCATCAGCAGGGCAACTTGTTCCCTGGCACCAAAGCTGAGCGCCGAGAAAGAGGCTGATTCCACACCCAACAACCCGCGCTCGCGGTGGATCTCCACAGGCTCCAGATCCGTGCCCAATTGGAGGCGGGCGCCTGGAGACCAAAGCCGCAGGTAGTGATCCACCCGGGCCTGTAACGGCGCCTGGAGCTTCTGCAAGAGCGCATCCCGGTGCCCCTCAATAAGCCCAGAGAGAAGCAAGAGACCATCGGCACGGACCCTGAGTTGCCGCGCTCGTCGTTCCTTGGCCGCCAGGTCGGTTTCCTGCTCTGCCAGGCGCTCCTCCAGTCCTTGCGCGTTGCTGGTCTCCAGTTGCGCTTCCAGCCGGGCCATACGCTCCGCGCGTTCCCGGTGCCGTGTTTCCGCGATCTCCGCGCTTTTAAGGTAGCGGTCCGCATCCTGTTGCAGCATTTCCGGGTCTTCACGGGAGAGTTGTTCGCGCAGGCGATTTTGCTGCAGGAGATTGTCGCCCTGTTGGGCATCGAGAAGCCGGGTGCTCTCCATCCATTGTGGAAAAAGTGGCGCAGTCTCGTCAATCAGCGCTTGCTGCTTCGCATGATTCGCCTGCAGCATCTGCATCTCTGTCACCAAGCCAGCCTGTTCCGTTTCCGCCGCATGCAGCAATTCTGTTTGCAGACGCCAGTGTTGCTCCGCCATCTCTCGGTTTTCCCGCGCCTCATCAAGCGAAACCGTCTCGGTCGGCAGGGTAGTGCTGGAAAGCGACTGTTCCAGATAGCCCAGCCGTTCACGACCTGTCGCGATCAGCCTGGCCAGCGCCTCTATCCCTTCAGGGGCTAGAGACTTCACCATGAAACGATCCTGTTCGCTCTGTGCCTGTTCCCGCTGAATAGTGGCCCACAACCGCTCTGCTTCTGACAAGGATTCGACGTGGGACTCCGCCAGCTTCATCGTCCACTCGTGTTGCAACGCAGCCTGCTGCTGATCCAGATTGGATAACGCCTCTTCACCCGGGGAAAGCTCCAGGGTACCGACATCCGGGATACGGATCTGTACCGGCTTGGAGATAGACCACTCGCCTTCACCATCAATCGTCGTTGATCCAATATGCATCTGGATACCGGACTCCAATCGATAATGCATTTTGGTGGCGAATCGTTCGAGGCGGATCTGGTTTTCGCGGATCTGCTGTTCCAGTACCCGCAATGCCGCCAGGCCTTCAGAGTCGAGATGCTGGCTGTTCAACCAGGCGCCAGCAGTGGCCAGGCGGGTTTCACGGGCTTGTGCCTGTTCGAGCCGGGCCTGCTTCTCACCCAGGCTTGCCCGAAGATCCACGGCTTCCTGTTGCTGCGCATGGATTTCCTGCATCTGCCGCGCGCGCTGCTCCTGTTCACGGGCTGTTTCCCATGTCGCTTTTGCTGCACGATCCGCTTCACGCAACCCCTCTATGCGGGCGTCAACGGCTTCTGCTGTCGTTTTGCAGCGTTCCAGATCCAGGGCAATTCTTGCGGCCTCCTCTTCGGCCATCTTGTGCTGCTTCTGATGGTTGGCCAACAGTTCAGCCTGGCTGCGGAGCCGCCCCAGTTCGTTTTCCAAGGTCTTCAGTTGCGCCGCGCATTCCAGGGCGGTTTTCAGGCGATGCTGCACCGCTTCCGCCTGTGCGCGGAGCTGAGCCCAGGGTTTATTTTGAATATCTTGGTGATGGGCGGCGCGCAAAAGGCCTAGCTCATCCACCTGCTCGCGGTAGCTCGCTATCCGCCCGCGTGTTTCCGCCATGTCGTTTTGCAAGACGTCAATGGCGCTGAGAAGTGCGCTGTAGTCCCCGCGCGGTTTGCCGCTAGCCGTCAGGAGTTCGCTCAACTGCCGGGACACCGCGCTGGCCACCGCATCTCCGTGCCGGCTTCCCAGTGACTCCATGGACTGCGGCAGAGCGGAGCGCAGGTGATCGACCGACGCCCGCACCGCGTCTTCCAGTTCATGGCCACGGCCTTGCTCAATCCAGAGCACCCCGGGTACACCCAGTTGCTCATCGCGGATACCGCCCTTGGCGGCCAGGGTGAAGCCCAATAGTTGCGCGAGACGATCTTCGGCGTCCTCGCCCGTTAGCGTTTCATCGCCCATTTTGAGGGAACAGGTCTTTTTCCCCAGAAACTGCTTTTCGAGAATGCAGGGTTGACCGTTCCAGCGAAAATGGATTTTGACCGCTGGAGCGACATTATGTACGCCCCAAGTACCCAGATCCTCCACCTTGGTGGATCGGTACCGCTCCAGGAATGCCGCCCGTATGGCCCGGACGATGCTGCTTTTGCCAACTTCATTTGGGCCGGCAAAGAGGTTTAGGCCTGGCCCCAGATTCTCAATGACCAGCGGTTCGCGAAAACGGCGAACCTGCTCCATCTCCAATCGTTCTATCTGCATCACGCGGCCCCCTGTTGGTTCTGCAAAATATCGGCGAGGATGACCAGTGCTTCCGTGGCGACCTCTTTCTGGTCCGGTACGGCCGAGCGATCCCGCAGCTCGCCAATCACGTCGGACAAGTATCCATCGGCCTGCATGTTCGCGATGTCAGCATCCGTGGGCTGCAAGCGGATCTCTGCCAGGTCATATTCCAACGCCCGAACCCGGGCAGATGCGACGGCCAGGTTCTCCAACAAGCGCTGGCGGGCGGTGATATCCAGGACTCCAGACAGATCCAGGCGCACCACGAAGCGGCTATCCAAAGTGGAAAGCCGTTCATCCAAGGCATCCACGTCCTCTGCGACTTGAAATTCCCGCTCCCACCGTACCCATTGGTACTGGCCAACCGGGTGCCGAGTCACCTGTGGAACCATGCCGGGAGCGGCGATTTCGACCAACAGAACCTGCCCCGGATCATTGTCCACATAGCGTTCCGGTTCCGGCGTGCCGGCGTACCAGGTACGGGCGTTGATCTCCTTGCAGCCATGCCAGTCACCCAACGCGAGATAATCCAACCGGGCGGTTTCCGCGCGGTCTGGCGCAATGGGGTTGGAGGAATCGATGCCTTCCGGCAGAACGCCTTGAACTGCTCCATGCGCCACCCCAATACGCAGGAGCCCAGGTGGTGTCTCCATGGCGTCCAAAGCGGCGCTGAGATCGTCGCTGGTCTGCCGCTGGGTTAACGGGGCGGGCAGGATGGCCACGCCCTGGTCTGGCAAGAGGATCGGGGCTGGACTCAGCAGCAGATGGATGTTCGGAGTGATCAGGCCCAGACGGCGGGCTCGCGTCCACACGCTCTCCGAAAGTGCCGCGTCATGGTTGCCGGGGAGCAGGCACCACGGCCCGGCAAAGCCCTGCATGGCAAGAAAAAGACGGCGCATAGTGCGGTCGGTCACGGTCTGTGCATCGAACACGTCACCGGCCACCACCACCAGGTCCACGCACTCCTCCGTGGCCAGGGCGGCGATGCGTTCGACGGTGGTGGTGCGAGCTTCGGAAAGCACGGCGGCGTCATCCGGCTCAAAGAACGCATAGGTTCTGCCGATTTGCCAGTCTGCGGTGTGTAGTAGCTTCATCGATTCTATCCTTTGTAGCCCAAGCTCTTCATGCAGTCATGGATCCAAGACCGCCGCGCAGGCGCATTCTGGTCCTGTTCAGCATAGGTGGGCGGATTCCAGGTTGCAGGATACTGCTGGCAAGTGTATCCCCGCCAGGACCGCCAGCATTGCTGGGTGGCCGGCGACCAGTACCCAGGGGACGCTTGAACCGTGACCACCTTCGGTGGGTACAAGGCGGCCGCCTTTTGTTCGCAATGGCCCAGGTCTTCTTCCATGATGGTCTTTGAGGTGCCGGGCCGGTGCCAGTCGGTGGCGCAGCCGGAGAGCAGCATAGCCACAAGAAATAGCGTGTTAAGCCGCTTTGCCGGCATCTTGAACGCTACCAAGCCGGTCAATGGCCGCGCTGGACCCTTGTGCGTACACCAAATGAAATGCCAACATGGTCCTTCCCGGATTCGCCGCCGAGTGGTGATTTTGACCGCAAGGATGCAACATATCGAACAGGCGCTCAGCGATGCCGTCTGCCAAAACATGCAACGCCTCAAAGATCAGGTGTGCGTCCGATTCTTCGCAGCGCGGATCCAGACCAACATTTTCTCTATCGGCTTCCCGAAGCGCGTCAATAAGCCAAGCGCGTTCGCTTTCTGCTAAAATATGCACGATTTTCTCCTTTTAGTTAAACGCGACTTGCGCGGTTTCTCAATCCCATCATCTTCGCCGCCGCGAAAGTGAACAGGTACCCCTGCCCGCAGTCGGCGGCCAAATTCCTGGCCAACTCCAAATCCTCTTCGGTTTCGATCCATTCGATCACGCTCCTCGCCCCGATATCCTTGGCCATGTCGCAAATGCCTTGGACCATGGCGCGAGAGGGGCCATCCATGCGTGCGGCCTGGAAAAGCCCGCCGTCTATCTTGACCCATTGGGCGCGGCTCATCGCCGATAGCCTGGCGTGACCATCGAAACCCGCTCCAACATCGTCGATGGAGATGCCAACGCCCGTTCGCCGATGCAGGCTGCGTAGCTTTTTCGCGGCCTGCAGATGGTCTCCAGAGTCGTGCTCAGTCCACTCGATCACCCAGCGGCGGGCGTCTCGCTCGCCGAGAAAGCGCTCCGTGCCTTGCCAGATTTCCGGATCCAGCACATGCCGCGTATCCAGGTTAAACGCCATGGCCGCTCCGTTCGCCGTTTCCAGGTCGCAGGCGAACAGCCGTCGATAAAATGATCTCCATGCCGACGCGTCATCCGGGAATGGATCCTCTCGACAAAGGATTTCTTCCGCGATCGCAGCGCCGGATTCCAGGTCAACGATGGGCTCCCTGGTGATTCTGCATGACGGATATGGGCGTTGGTGAACCAAGCGCATCATTCACCCCCCAATGCGAAGTAAATACTCCGCTTCCGTCCAAACCGGAGTGCCCAATGCCGCCGCTTTCGTGGTCTTTGACGCTCCCGGCTTCTCTCCAATCACCAGAACCGAAGTCTTGCCATTGACGCCAGATTGCACCTTGGCGCCCAACGCTTCCGCCTGGGTTTCCATCACCTCCCGATCTTTGCTGAAGGTGCCCGTGAAAA includes:
- a CDS encoding metallophosphoesterase family protein, giving the protein MKLLHTADWQIGRTYAFFEPDDAAVLSEARTTTVERIAALATEECVDLVVVAGDVFDAQTVTDRTMRRLFLAMQGFAGPWCLLPGNHDAALSESVWTRARRLGLITPNIHLLLSPAPILLPDQGVAILPAPLTQRQTSDDLSAALDAMETPPGLLRIGVAHGAVQGVLPEGIDSSNPIAPDRAETARLDYLALGDWHGCKEINARTWYAGTPEPERYVDNDPGQVLLVEIAAPGMVPQVTRHPVGQYQWVRWEREFQVAEDVDALDERLSTLDSRFVVRLDLSGVLDITARQRLLENLAVASARVRALEYDLAEIRLQPTDADIANMQADGYLSDVIGELRDRSAVPDQKEVATEALVILADILQNQQGAA
- a CDS encoding EAL domain-containing protein; this translates as MMRLVHQRPYPSCRITREPIVDLESGAAIAEEILCREDPFPDDASAWRSFYRRLFACDLETANGAAMAFNLDTRHVLDPEIWQGTERFLGERDARRWVIEWTEHDSGDHLQAAKKLRSLHRRTGVGISIDDVGAGFDGHARLSAMSRAQWVKIDGGLFQAARMDGPSRAMVQGICDMAKDIGARSVIEWIETEEDLELARNLAADCGQGYLFTFAAAKMMGLRNRASRV
- a CDS encoding AAA family ATPase — translated: MQIERLEMEQVRRFREPLVIENLGPGLNLFAGPNEVGKSSIVRAIRAAFLERYRSTKVEDLGTWGVHNVAPAVKIHFRWNGQPCILEKQFLGKKTCSLKMGDETLTGEDAEDRLAQLLGFTLAAKGGIRDEQLGVPGVLWIEQGRGHELEDAVRASVDHLRSALPQSMESLGSRHGDAVASAVSRQLSELLTASGKPRGDYSALLSAIDVLQNDMAETRGRIASYREQVDELGLLRAAHHQDIQNKPWAQLRAQAEAVQHRLKTALECAAQLKTLENELGRLRSQAELLANHQKQHKMAEEEAARIALDLERCKTTAEAVDARIEGLREADRAAKATWETAREQEQRARQMQEIHAQQQEAVDLRASLGEKQARLEQAQARETRLATAGAWLNSQHLDSEGLAALRVLEQQIRENQIRLERFATKMHYRLESGIQMHIGSTTIDGEGEWSISKPVQIRIPDVGTLELSPGEEALSNLDQQQAALQHEWTMKLAESHVESLSEAERLWATIQREQAQSEQDRFMVKSLAPEGIEALARLIATGRERLGYLEQSLSSTTLPTETVSLDEARENREMAEQHWRLQTELLHAAETEQAGLVTEMQMLQANHAKQQALIDETAPLFPQWMESTRLLDAQQGDNLLQQNRLREQLSREDPEMLQQDADRYLKSAEIAETRHRERAERMARLEAQLETSNAQGLEERLAEQETDLAAKERRARQLRVRADGLLLLSGLIEGHRDALLQKLQAPLQARVDHYLRLWSPGARLQLGTDLEPVEIHRERGLLGVESASFSALSFGAREQVALLMRLAYADVLKEAGRPTLIILDDVLAHSDIMRLNAMKRILNDAAKRHQILLLTCHEEDWADMGVSMRSIGSVA